The genomic segment GGACGTGCGTGTCGTGGTAGAGGTGCCAGTCGAACAGGTCGGGCGTGAACCTGCCGGCGTCGAGGTCTAGGTTCGCGTTCGTGAAGTCTGCGAGGGCGGGCAGCATATCCGGCGACAACGGGCGGATGTCCATAGCAGCTCCCACGAGCAATCCGGGATGCGAGCACTATACCACGTGCCCGATCCGCGCTCCAAGACGATCTGGCGGCGATCTCGATCCGATGTGCCTTGCCGTCCCGGCGCGGTTCCGTCTACACTCCCGATGAGTCCGACGACCGACCGCGGACGGTTGGCAAGGAGAACCGACCGTGCCCATTCCCGACGACCTGCTGCGCATCCTCGTGTGCCCTGAGACGAAAGCCCCCCTCGTGCTCGACGGCGACACGCTCGTTTCGACGGATGCCAAGACTCGCCGCCGCTATCGAATCGACGGCGACATCCCGATCATGCTCATCGACGAATCCGAGGTGCTCGACCAGGGGACCTGGGAAGCCGTCATGCGCAAACATGGGCGGTCGGTGTGAACGAGGAATCCCATTCCAAACCGACTTTGGAACGAGCGCCGAAGTCCTATGAGAACCTGGACTTCCTGAACAGCCGCGACGCCCGGATCCTCCGCATCCTCGCCGAGTACATCGAGCCCGCTGCGCGGATGCGAGACCTGGGGATCCGCAATACGGTCGTGTTCTTCGGCTCCGCTCGCGCCCCGGCTCCAGAAGACGTCAGCGAAGCCCCTCCAAGCGTCCGCGCGTTCGCCCGATACTACGAAGACGCCCGTGAGCTGTCGCGCATGCTCACCCTCTGGTCGCGCGACCTGCCACCGTACGAGCGATTCGTCATCTGCTCCGGCGGGGGTCCCGGAATCATGGAGGCGGCGAATCGAGGTGCCCAGGACGCCGGCGGCAAGAGCATGGGGCTCAACATCAGCCTGCCCCACGAACAAGACCCCAACG from the Candidatus Poribacteria bacterium genome contains:
- a CDS encoding TIGR00730 family Rossman fold protein; translation: MNEESHSKPTLERAPKSYENLDFLNSRDARILRILAEYIEPAARMRDLGIRNTVVFFGSARAPAPEDVSEAPPSVRAFARYYEDARELSRMLTLWSRDLPPYERFVICSGGGPGIMEAANRGAQDAGGKSMGLNISLPHEQDPNGYISSDLNFEFHYFFMRKWWFVTLALAFVVFPGGFGTLDELFELLTLLQTRKITHRVAVLLYGKDYWQDVLNMEKLIEWGTISPKDVRLFEYADSPVDAFELLKARFEAYFRDPKTHHRTEPWGV